From a region of the Torulaspora globosa chromosome 7, complete sequence genome:
- the DAL1 gene encoding allantoinase (similar to Saccharomyces cerevisiae DAL1 (YIR027C)) produces the protein MTVIDFAENSIKAISSTRVVLEGAIKPATILYSSRSGKIIEIYVDQVLDSVSHPLLRLYDVRVCENVSPKVILPGLVDSHVHLNEPGRTEWEGFATGTQAACSGGVTTVVDMPLNAIPPTTTIENFNIKLDAARDQLWCDVAFWGGMIPGNLDHLIPLVRAGVRGFKGFLIDSGVDEFPAIDRAYIKKALSALKDCKTLLAFHAELQIDDNLHTIADSEELKKIRSMDGKKGATKKQGDSLALSHVLSPAEPRAGIPSHLVHNDDVIESPLETAAVLDKELSKVDPCLYSSFLLSRPDRFETDGISMILKCLKDIMKKNAGKVPPVHIVHLASMDAIPIIRQAHKEGLPITAETCFHYLSLAAENIPKSATHFKCCPPIRTEVNRVALWNAVRAGVITSVVSDHSPCTPELKSLAKGDFFSAWGGISSVGLGLSLLYTKSRSMKPVVSLTEIVKWCCENTAEQVGLQHRKGFLRIGYDADIAVFDTDARQRIDNSSVYYKNKLTAYHGLTLDGVVMKTIVRGKVAFSYGKGPSNAPHGQTLLEPRFA, from the coding sequence ATGACTGTAATTGACTTTGCCGAAAACTCGATAAAAGCTATCTCCTCCACTCGAGTGGTTCTTGAGGGCGCAATTAAACCGGCTACCATTCTATATTCATCTCGCTCAGGCAAAATCATCGAAATATACGTTGATCAGGTGTTGGATTCCGTAAgtcatcctcttcttcgtctttaCGATGTTCGAGTCTGTGAAAATGTCTCGCCGAAGGTCATATTGCCGGGACTGGTTGATTCGCATGTGCACTTGAATGAACCAGGCAGGACGGAATGGGAAGGCTTCGCTACCGGTACACAAGCCGCATGCAGTGGTGGTGTAACCACCGTGGTAGATATGCCATTAAATGCTATTCCTCCAACGACTACtattgaaaatttcaatATCAAGCTGGATGCGGCGAGGGATCAGCTGTGGTGTGATGTGGCATTCTGGGGAGGCATGATCCCTGGTAATCTTGACCACTTGATTCCATTGGTGAGAGCGGGGGTACGAGGTTTCAAGGGTTTTCTCATCGATTCTGGTGTCGATGAGTTCCCAGCAATTGACAGAGCATATATCAAAAAAGCTCTGAGCGCTCTGAAGGATTGCAAAACTCTGTTGGCGTTTCATGCCGAATTGCAGATCGATGATAACCTGCACACGATAGCTGATTCTGAggagctcaagaagataaGATCTATGGATGGGAAGAAAGGTGCCACGAAAAAGCAAGGAGATTCTCTGGCGCTATCCCATGTACTGTCACCAGCTGAACCAAGAGCTGGTATTCCTTCCCACCTTGTTCATAATGATGATGTGATCGAGTCGCCTTTGGAAACCGCAGCGGTACTCGATAAGGAGCTGTCAAAAGTGGATCCATGTTTGTATTcatcatttcttctgtCCAGACCAGACAGGTTCGAAACCGATGGTATCTCAATGATTCTGAAATGTTTAAAGGACATAATGAAAAAAAACGCAGGGAAAGTGCCCCCAGTGCATATTGTTCATCTCGCTAGCATGGACGCGATACCTATTATACGGCAAGCCCATAAGGAAGGTTTACCAATAACAGCTGAAACTTGCTTTCATTATTTGAGTCTAGCTGCGGAGAATATTCCAAAAAGTGCTACTCATTTCAAATGCTGTCCTCCGATTCGCACTGAGGTCAATCGTGTTGCCTTATGGAACGCCGTCCGTGCGGGTGTGATCACATCTGTGGTCAGCGACCATTCGCCTTGTACTCCTGAGCTCAAAAGCCTAGCCAAAGGTGATTTTTTTAGTGCTTGGGGCGGAATATCCTCAGTTGGGCTGGGCTTATCTCTTCTATATACAAAGAGTCGTTCCATGAAGCCAGTAGTGTCGCTTACCGAGATTGTTAAATGGTGTTGTGAAAACACCGCCGAGCAAGTCGGTCTGCAACATCGTAAGGGTTTCTTACGCATCGGTTATGATGCAGACATCGCAGTTTTCGACACGGATGCGAGACAACGTATTGACAATTCGTCGGTTTATTACAAAAACAAATTGACGGCATATCATGGTTTAACACTGGACGGTGTAGTCATGAAGACCATTGTACGAGGCAAAGTTGCTTTCAGTTATGGAAAAGGCCCTTCCAATGCTCCTCATGGTCAAACTCTTTTGGAGCCCAGGTTTGCATAG
- the ERP3 gene encoding Erp3p (ancestral locus Anc_3.182), with protein MIYRSLIVPTLLYFCSLVFGSPITFELRKGQRECFYTLTPDVSCTISYYFAVQEGDANDFQVNYEIFGPADKYTPLLKRTKERQGEWSFYAEHRGEYAFCFEGGEEHNKIVDLDIEYKCVRQDNDRSERRKARKEQRKLKDASAIQLQESLEDSVDNIERKLYLLERNMQYYKTRNNRNHYTVRSTSRRVALFSIYGILLVVGMSCAQVFMLQWFFRISRKQAV; from the coding sequence ATGATCTATCGCTCTCTCATAGTTCCAACTTTGCTATATTTTTGCAGCCTCGTCTTCGGATCTCCCATAACTTTCGAATTGAGGAAAGGGCAAAGAGAATGTTTCTACACGCTCACGCCGGATGTTAGCTGCACTATATCGTACTATTTTGCCGTTCAAGAAGGTGATGCCAATGATTTTCAAGTGAATTATGAAATATTCGGGCCTGCTGATAAGTACACACCCCTACTCAAGAGAACCAAAGAGCGTCAAGGCGAGTGGTCTTTCTATGCCGAACACAGAGGAGAATATGCCTTCTGTTTCGAAGGCGGAGAAGAGCACAATAAAATTGTTGATCTGGACATTGAGTACAAATGCGTTCGCCAGGATAACGATAGATCAGAAAGACGCAAAGCGAGGAAGGAACAGcgaaagctgaaagatgcCAGCGCTATCCAACTGCAGGAATCGCTGGAGGATTCGGTAGACAACATTGAGAGAAAGTTGTATCTTCTAGAGCGGAATATGCAGTATTACAAGACAAGAAACAACAGGAATCACTACACTGTTCGTTCCACCAGTCGCAGAGTTGCTTTATTCTCAATTTATGGTATATTGTTGGTAGTAGGGATGAGTTGCGCCCAAGTTTTTATGCTGCAGTGGTTTTTCAGAATATCCAGAAAGCAAGCTGTATGA